A segment of the Lathamus discolor isolate bLatDis1 chromosome 9, bLatDis1.hap1, whole genome shotgun sequence genome:
ccttgaacaagcTTGGGTTTGGGTAGAACCAAATTTGTCTGTCCTGTTCTCTCCAACCCGCCCATCAGCCCCAATGCCCCTGCCTTCTCCATCCTCCCTTGCATGCTCCCTTCTCTCCAAACTTTGGTTCTGTCTCCTGTGAAATAGCAGTAAACTGTTCCCCATGCACCCAGGCTAAGACCTGGCAGCTACACTGGGCCCTGGGGCACTCTGATCAGACCAGGAGGAGcttcttccctctctgcctTCCAGATAATGTCAGACAGGACAAGGTTGGTGCTGTTTTCAGTCTTCGATGAGAACCGCAGCTGGTACCTGGAGGAGAACATCAGGAGGTTCTGCACTGACGCAGCCCACGTGGATACCCAGGACCCTCAGTTTTATGCCTCCAACGTGATGCACAGTGAGTGCTCAGCCAGGAGCCTCCTGAAGGCACATGTTCCCTCGGGAACAAACAGGGAGCATGTGCCAGCCATGGGGTAATCAGGTCCTGACCAAATGTTTCACCTCTGCTCTCTTCCAGCTATTAATGGCTTTGTGTTTGACAACCTCgaactgcagctctgcctgcatgaAGTTGTGTACTGGTATGTCCTGAGTGTTGGCGCCCAAGCAGATTTCCTCTCTATCTTCTTCTCTGGAAACACATTCAAGCGCAACATGGTCTTTGAGGATGTGCTTAcccttttcccattttctggAGAAACAGTCTTCATGAGCTTGGAAAAGCCAGGTTAGTAAAATGGGCTATTCTATAAATCATGGGCTTGGCATCACAGCAGAGATACATGAGCACCTCCAGCCACTTCTGGTGCCCAATTGCGTTTTGGCAGCCCTGAGAGCAAAGGGATGCACAACCTGCTGGAACAGCAAAGTGAGAGGCAGTGATTAAATCCTTCTAAAgcttaaattaaataaattaaattaccaTGTTTCACTTCATTAATGGGGTGTGTTAAGGTCACACGTGCTGATAAGCCAGTAAGCTGGCTGCAGTAACATAAGTACAGTGGACCTTGGATCTGCACCCTTGGCTCCAAGCTTGGAGGTCAAGGGGAGCAACAGTGCTGTCACTGCTTTGGGTTCAGGCACTGGTCACAGCATCCCGTTTATCTCCACACGTTTGCAAGGACAGAAGTTGCAGCCATGGGGAAATCCTAGAGGGATTTGCTTCAGAGTTCAGGGTTCTTTCCCCCAACTCCCCATTTTCCCCTTAGCTCTTGCAGAAGCGGTGCCATTAACCATCTCCTCACAGAGGAAACACAGGATTTACCACATGGCTGCAAACACTGCTATGATGGTCACAAGCACTGCTCCCTGAGCCAAGCTCACAGGGTTCCTACGTACCCCAGGGAGCTGTCCACATCCCAGCCGAACAGTGCATCCATTTGGGCTCTGCTTTCCGCCTGCTGATCGGGAGCAGCCCAGCCGCTCAGGCAGCAGCCGGTGACAGCTCTCTGCAGTGTCAGAGCCTGGTTATTACACACTCCTCTCCCACTCCTGGCACCTGGGGAAGAGGCACTTGCTGCCGAGAGCAAACGCGTTGGCCGGGGATGTCAGTGAGCGTGAGGCAgccttttcatttctcctccttgaGTGGGAGAGCTGTGACAATGGTGTGTAGGGGAGAGGTGTGTTTGACAGCACCAGCCTGTCTTTGGAGATGAATTATGGTGATTACGCtgcggctgctgctggaggctttGTGGGTTCTCAGTGTGTTAACTGGTCTCATCAAGTCTACCCTCAGGGCCCTGCTGATGGTGCTTGTCAGGCTCTGATGTTGCCAGCAACCCTGATGTCCTGTGAGCCCGGCTGTAAGGTGCTCTAGGGattatgaaaacaagaaatcacTGCCACAGACTGGAGGCTGCCTGTAAATACAGGATGCACTAGCAAGGGGGCCGCATGGGGAAGGCATCTCTTCTGGTTTCCCACTGTGGTGGGCTGATGAGTCCTCTTCTGCCCTCTTGAGACAGGTGTCTGGATGCTGGGGTGCCTGAATCCTGACTACAGAGACCGAGGGATGCGTGCCAAGTTCACAGTCTTGCAGTGCCAGCAGGAACAATACCCTGATGGGGAAGATTATGTGGattatgaggaggaggatgcctATGCCTTTGACTTCCAACCCAGGGGCTTCTCTAAAAGAAAGAGATGGCGCAGGCCGTGTGTGAATGGGCAACCGAATATCAGCTCTTCCAGAAACGAGACTGAGAAGCCAAGGTTGTGCTTGACAGAACCCAGCCATGGGGCCCTCCTGAGCAATGATAGGATTTCTGATCCCACTCCCAATGGCACATCAACACTTTCAGGAACAGTCCCACACCCATCTGGTGTTTCTATGTCTTCTCTGTCAGAGACAAACTACGAGCCGGTGTCCTACGAATCCTTTCTGGAAGGTGACAAAGGGTTGTCAGAAATGATCAGCCAGGAGGAAGGGTTTGGAGCTCATTCACCTGGAGAACACTTGGTGAGTGCCAGCGGAAGGGTCCATGGTGCTGTGAGCCTAGAAGGTCAGCAACGGCTCCACCAAACCGTGCCAGCTCCAGAAGATGCTCTGGCAGGAAAGAAGGTGACAAACATCCCTGAGAAGCAGGAGCCAGTGGCAAGGACAATGATGCAGCCTGGTGGTACCTTAGAGATCCTGGAAGCAGAGCCTCAGAAGACAACTACTCATGCAACAAGTTTGTGGGATTCAATTGCTTCTGGTGCTGACAAAGCTGTTCTTCAAGAGAACAGGAGCTCATTCCATGAGAATGACCTGGAGCACAATGTGGGACTCCAAGACCCATCTTCACAGGATGCTGAGGACAGGTTACTAACAGGGACTAATAAAATATCCTCGAATCTAGATGAGCCAAAGGAGACAATCGATGCAGAACCAGCTTTAAGTAGTGATCATAACTCTTCTTCCACACTGGACAGTCCTTCTGCACCTTCAGACGAGACAGAGAACAACAGGACTTCTCATGCTGCGGTTCACAGTGACACCAGGGAAAGCAATTATTCATCAAACGAGCTAGATGCCAGGCTAGAAGAAAGACCTCACAAAGTGGTTTCACAAGGCTTTCATGAGTCTTTCAAAGGGGGAAATTATTCTTTCACGGACCCGGGACCCAGCAAACCTGTGCAAGAACAAACCTTCATGGAGGAGGATAACTTCTTGCCTGCAAAAAGTGGCCCAGAACAAGGAGCCAGGGAACTTGCCAAAGGCACAAACCATCTAGAAACCAGTTTTGCACAAACCAATGATCTCGAGCCTTCCAGCTACATAATGACAGAAGAGAGGGATGAATTAGTCTTGGAGGCAGTGTTTCAGGATGCCACAGCCACTAAGGAATTGCCAGAGGTGGACAGTCCTGCCCTGTCTGAGCTGAGCACCGTGGCCAATGGCACGAGGCAGTTCCCAAATGGTTTCTTAAGCAGCCctgagcagtttctgcaacACAGAGCTCCAGCCCCAAGTGTGAGTGGCCCTGCGTGGCGGCCCCGGCAGGTCAggtcactgcagagcagagcagggcaggatgtgGCCAGCCAGCCCCCTGAGACGGGAGTGAATAGCAAAGCGTGTGGACCTCATTCCCCTTTTAGCAGCGCTTGCTTCAGAAAGGAGTCCCTGCCACCAAGTGACACTTTGCCTGAGGTGATGGTGGCCCAGCAAAGCCTGGACACCAAACCAAACATGGTTGAGGGGAGACCACAGCCAGGCAAGGATGCTCCACTGGCTCTGCAAGGAGATGGCACTGATGGGGCGCatcccgaggggaggctgagcacAGCTGGCCATGTTCAGAGCAGCAGTGAGGGGGCCCAGCGCAGCGGGCGCTCCTTCCCTAcgtggggagcaggggggagcaGGGCAGCAATGGCAGCGAGCAGCTCCGAAGCTGCAGACCTGGCCTCAAACTGGGATCTGGTGACCCTGGGGGCAGCGGGACGCGCTGAGAGCTTGGGGAGCCCAGCTGTGGCTGAGCTCCATCCGGGCAGAGGTGCTGTCTGGGGGGGTCCTGGGAGTGAGCAAGCCCAGGGGAGAAGCCAGATGGAGGAGGAGACCAATTCTGTGGAGCAGCCGGGTCAGTTCAGTTCTCAGCTCCAGCAGCGCCAGGCCAATGCCACGGAGGACTATGTGCCTGAAAGCACAGATGGGGAAAGCCCAGGAGAAATCCCTATGAAACCAGCCTCCAAAGAGAACTATTCCCTGTCTTCAAGCAGCCCTGCTCACAACCATAGCAATACCACAGATCCAACCAAATACGTGCAAGCCGGTCCGGATGGGTGGCAGGAGCTTGGTGGGGAAGGTGTCCTCAGAGAAACCAGGAAGAGAGAGGGACAGGGGCTAGGAGAGCTCAGGGAGGATGGAAAAAGCAACAGCACAACTGGGAAGAGCAGCCAAGGCCCAGGTCATAGGGAGAGACTGGCTCTGAACAACGGGACCCATTCCAGCCCCTCGAGGGCAAAGGCTGACAAGCTGGAGTATGATGAGTACGGTGACACAGAGCAGAGCATGGAGGATTTTGACATctatgaggaagaggagcacGACCCGCGCTCCTTCCAGGGGGAGGTACGGCAATACTTCATTGCGGCAGTGGAGGTGATGTGGGAATACAGGAACCAGAGACCCCAGCACTTCCTGAAAGCCATGTAAGTGTGACTGTCCCCCGTGTATTCCTCCTGCACTGTGTGGCATGGTGTTGGCATGTCCTGGAAGGCAGGATCACAGGTCTATGTACAACCCAGCCGAGCAGCCTAAGGGAAGGATGTTCCCAGCACCTTCCCTCCTCCTGGGGAGTTTTGTGACCCCACCAACCTTGAGCTTCCTTGCAAGGGGGTCAGGGATGCTGtaggctctgctctgctgctttaaCTGCCCTCACCCCCACAGGGACCCTCGGAGTGGCAGGAGGAAGCCCTTCCAGCAGTACCGCAAGGTGGTTTTCCGAGAGTACATGGATGATTCCTTCACGCAGCCTGTGCTGCGGGGAGAGCTGGACGAGCACTTGGGCATCCTCGGCCCATACATCAGGGCAGAAGTCGAAGATGTCATCATGGTGAGCTGAAAGTTCCCATCTCCTACAAAGCCTGAAATCCTGCCATTGCTGGCTCCGCTCAGAGTGACCTCAGTGACTGGCAGGAATATCAGAGTGTTCGGATGCAAAGCCCGGGGCCTGAAACAGAGCCAACCCCTGTAACAGCACAGCCTGAGCAGCTCCTGGGCTCCATGAGGAGCCTTTTAGGTAAAGGGATTGTAAAAAGGGCAATGAGCTAAACAGGATTCAGCACAGCTTCTTTGGGTGCTCTAGGTGAGGGCAGGCTTGGGCTTTCTTTACCTCAGTCACCTAAGGAAGAGGTGAAAGGCTGTTCACCAGGCTCATAGGCCTGGAGAAGTTGCCTGATTTCCACTGGAATCTTCGCCAGAATGCATTCATCACCTCTGGGCTCCAGAGACTGTAGTGTAGCTGCTGTTGCTCCCATTGAGCGGAGAGAGGGCCTCATCCTGCTGACATGACCAGGATGTGCTTTCCACTGGGGTCCCACTGCAGAGCCACAGCTTGTGGATCAGCAGGGGTTGGCCACTGCATGGGGACCAGCTGGAGGTCTGGGTAACAGGGACACGTCTGCCTCCTTCCCACCTGCTGGCTGCATCCAACCCCAGGGTCCAGGGCACTCTCAGTGCTGCAcctttgctttcccttccctccgGTACAGGTCACGTTCAAGAACCTGGCCTCGCGGCCCTTCTCCTTCCACTCCACGCTGCAAGCCTATGAGGAGATGCAGGATGCAACGCAGGGTGGAGAGGTGGTGCAGCCTGGCAAGGTTCGGAAGTACACCTGGAAAGTCCTGCCCCAGATGGCACCCACCACTCAGGAATTCGACTGCAAGGCTTGGGCTTACTTCTCCAACGTGGACCTGGTAGGTGGGAGCCTGCTCCATGGGGCACCCCAGGAAGGCGAGATGGGCAGCATGCACGCGTTCTGGGTGTGAGGTCAAGGATCTTCCTATGGTGCTGtgctgaaagctgtggctgtgcaCATTCTCAGGTGTCTGACAGTGACGAATGCatgttgctgtttctcctcttcccttttcttaaccgggttttccccctctttccctGGTTGTACCAGACTTGTGAGACTTGTAGGGAACCAGCGTTCTGCAGTCCCCTACCGTCTGCCCAATCTAGCTGAATTTGACCTATGGGTCCAATGTTAGTGGGGTAAAGACTGTTGGAGAGTTGAACAGACAGACACCACTTCTCTTGACAGTACATGCAAACACTTCCAGCACCCCTCTGTTAGCCTGGGGCAGAGTGGGGATCCCCCAGTGAGCCCCGCATGTCCTTCCCACCCTGCATGGACCAAGCCCTGTGCAGGAGTAGGAGCCAGGCCAGGCATGCAGACAGGGGCCACCACTTCCCTCCCTGCTGTTCTGTTCGCGGGTGTCAGAGCATCCTTCCCCTCTGAGGCAAACCCTTTTCTCCCGGCTCGCCGGCAGGAGAAGGACCTGCACTCGGGGCTCATTGGGCCACTGATCATCTGCCGCCGTGGGGTGCTGAGCTTCGTTTTCAGGCGGCAGCTGGCTGTGCAGGAGTTCTCCCTGCTCTTCACCATCTTTGACGAGACCAAAAGCTGGTACTTCTTGGAGAACATGGAGAGGAACTGCCGCCCTCCCTGCTACATCCAGCAGGACAACCCTGGCTTTAAGAGGAACCATTCTTTCCATGGTGAGGACGCTTGCCCTTGCTCTTCCCATCCCACGGTCTATATTGGGATGGAAACCCCCTGAAGCCTCGAGCTGCTCCTGACCACTGCCTTTCCCAGCCATCAACGGCTATGTGAGCGACACACTGCCCGGGCTGGTGATGGCTCAGCAGCAACGGGTCCGATGGCACCTCCTGAACATGGGCAGCACTGAGGATATCCACTCCATTCACTTCCATGGGCAGCTGTTCAGCGTCAGGACTAGCCAGGAGTATCGCATGGGAGTCTACAACCTGTATCCTGGTGAGAGGCAGTGCGGGCACTATGCAcgctcctgctgctgtggctttaTGTCCATGCCTGTTAGGAAGTGCCAAGCCTGTGGGGGAGCAGCAAAGAGGGGGAATGGATCTGAAATCGGTGTTTGAATAGCACTTGGCACTGTGGTATCCCATTACAGCCAGTAACaaccctctgctctgctctccattCCTGACCAGGTGTCTTCGGGACAGTGGAGATGTGGCCTTCACATGCCGGGATCTGGCGAGTAGAGTGCAAAGTGGGAGAGCACCAGCAAGCCGGGATGAGTGCTCTCTTCCTTGTGTACAACCTGAGTGAGTGATCCTCTTTGTGCCAGCATGGCTTTGAGCTCTCTGCCCCAGGTCTTTCAGCATTTCCCCTGGGGTGACCCAAGTGGGGTCTTCTGGCTTTTCACTCCTAAAGGAAGTCGTTACTTCAGCCCTGGTCACCCTGCACAGCACAGGGTTAGGGACGCAGCTGGGGTGAAGGCTGGGAAAGCAGCTCCCTTTGCCTGCAAGTCTGCGCTCCCAGAGCTCTCATTTTCCACAATTGAGGGTCCCTGGACCTCCTATACAATGCATTTACCCAACAACTGCATGCACACGCTGGTGCCTGCTCACGCTGTTGGGGAAGTACAGTGCCCACCTGCCTAACCACATGGCAGGAGGTAAACTGAGGCACGAAGTGATGGCAGGAGGCAGCGAGCAGCACTGCCTGACTGCTCTCATAGAAACAGCCCAAAGAGCAACTGCAAAATCCATAGGGAACCTCTGACTCCACCCCAAAGCAACACATTTCTACCTCGCCATAAGTGAGCACTGGGGGAAGTGGTTTGCAAGAGTAGCATTTTATcactccctggcagtgttcaaggccaggttggacacaggggcttggagcaacctgccctggtggaaggtgtccctgcccatggcaggaggcatggaactacatgatctttaaggtcgcttccaacccaaaccatcctatgattctatgatatgcgCTCACACCGTGAAagcttctctcctcttcctaaAGGAGCATTAAAAATAGCCAGAAAATGTTTCCATAAGTTAAAAATGTGCTCAAGATTTCACACTCGCATTTTCCCCAGAAGCATTTGCCATGCAGCAGGCAGGCCAAGATGTGACAAGTCACTAACAATAATGGTCATGATAACAGACAAACAGCCCTGTGCTCACAGACCAGAAGAGAGACAGCAGTGTCAGGCAGGCTCTCCTTTACTGATGTGGTATTTGTTTCTAAAAGATGCTGCCTAGCAACAAAAAAGCCCAGGAGCAAGACGTGGGTGTAAGGAAGAGACACTGGTCAGCACTGCTGGGAGATTGAGACACAGGAGTGAGAGGTCAGGGACTCGGGCAGGAATGTGGCCGATGCTCTTTGCTGCTGACATCAGGGTCGAGAGCAAGAACTTCCAGCACCCTTAACATTCAGGGATGGATGTGGATGCATCTGAAACACTGTTTAGTGTGAGACAAAGAAGCCTGGGGGCTCATGGGGTTTGAGACAGCCTCCCTGAGCCCggaggctgctgccagcccaggcTTTTCCTTCAAAAGCCTGTTATCTAATCAGCTGTCCCTGTGTTTTGCCCTCCTTCtccctgtgtggctgcagaCTGCCAAAACGCCCTCGGCCTGGCCTCGGGCCACATCGCAGACTCCCAGATCACAGCATCGGGGCAGTATGGTGAGTACCGGTTGTTGCAGGTGAGGCTGGGGCAGCTTCAGCCAAAACAACGCATTTGCTTGcctgcccaaggctctgttgcACCAGTCCCTGGCAGAGTCCTTCCTCCATCCATGCCCATGTCAGCATCCCAGCTGAGACATGGAGGTGCCTTCCCACATGTCTGGCCCATCAcaccagtgctctgccaccctgtATGTGGCTACTAAAGCCTAGGGTGAtcctccagccccatcccacagATGTCCTTGCCACTGCCTCGGGCTGGTCAGCATCAGGGGCCAGCAGCACCCTCATATCTGCACGCTTTCCTTGCAGGGCAGTGGGCTCCTTACCTGGCCAGGCTGGATAACACCGGCTCCATCAATGCTTGGAGCACAGACCGCAGCAACGCCTGGATCCAGGTAAGAggggccctgctgctgggggcACCGCTGAGGGCATTCCAACAGCGTGTTTGTGGCTGATGATCCATCctcagtgcagcagaggaaTCTTGATGGTCCAGCTACAGCATCCGATTGTGCAACAATCCCTCAAAGACAGCGAGAACAGCTCACCTCTCCAAACAGCTCTCCCctgccctctcccagctgctgcctgaCTTGTGTCCTTCTGAACAACTGTATTAAATAGTTTTGTAACCTGTGCTCATTTATGTCATGAGGAAATGAGTTCCACAGGTTTACAGTGCGTTGCCTGAACGTGGTGGCTCGGGTTTTCCATCAGAAGTGAGTCCTTGACTTTCGTTCGCAGGTGGACCTTTTGCGTCTCATGATTATTCATGGCATAAAAACCCAAGGAGCCCGGCAGAAGTTCTCGAGCCTTTACATCTCCCAGTTTGTTGTCTTCTACAGCTTTGATGGGCAAAGGTGGAAGAAATACAAGGGCAATACCACCAGCAGCCAGATGGTAAGATGAACAGGTCTTGAGGAGAGTGTTGTCCCAGAATGGGGTCTTTGGGGGTGATGAGGGACAGGGAGCTCTGTACACAAGGCAGAGACCTTAAGCATTCACTGCCAGGATGACGGAATCACAGATCACAGATCTGCAAGGGACTTGCTCTCCATGTCCTTCTGTCTCATGTTAAATTGACCAAACTCTTTCTGTCCACAGTCCCAGGTGGCTGTAAGATCCACCCCTTCACGTTGTGTTGCATGTTACTTAGAGCTTGACATAAGATTTTTCCTGAATATCTGTTTTTTTACCTCCAACGACAAATCTGGCTTTCTAAAACCATTGTGCAGGCGCAGATGACTTGGGGGATCTCTACTCATTAGAAAGAGCCACAACTTAAATATGCAGAAGCTGATCAtgccagcaggagaaggaaaaagcctCCATCACAAACACCAGCAGTGGCCAAAACTGTTCCCAggttctttttctcccctctgcttGGTGAAATTATAAAGAGAGGTTCATTTGGAGAAACCTCCTCCTGTTTCTCAGTGGTTCACCCTGATCTGCCCATTCACACTTCTTTGGTCTGAGTCACATCTCAGATCATTTCCCTGGGCTGACGCTCTTTTGTAAGGATGGTGATAAGATACAGCAGTGCCAGACAGAAATGTTACTGTGCCCACTAATCCCTGCTCTCTTTCCACTGGTGCAACaatccttttttctcccctttcctgcAGCTGTTCTTTGCAAACGTGGATGCAACTGGAGTGAAAGAAAATCGCTTCAACCCTCCGATCATAGCCCGGTACATCCGCATTAACCCCACTCACTACAGCATCCGGACCACAATGCGCATGGAGCTCATTGGCTGTGATCTGAACAGTATGTGCTACCTCCAAAACCCAAGCACCAAAGGAGGGGTCTGATCCAGCAGGGTGCCAAGCACCACCTCCACACATTTCAGGACTCCCCAGGCAGTtgtggagagggaaggagaaggctgGAAATGGCATTGAGATGTTGGGAAAACAAAGGTGGAACATCTCATTATGGTCTTAGAAATAGCACTAGCAGAGGGAGAGTGTGGGGCCAGgtctcaccaccaccacctttgcttcaacaaccaaaaacctccagcagcagctaaGCTGATatctgaggagctgctgcctcagTCTGGGGGAGCAGGGATCAAGCAGAGACAGATGCTATCGGCTTTTCCTCTGCATTCAGGGTAGCTGAAGCAGTGAGCAGTCAGAAGGCATCTCCATGATGGGTCTCTTCCCACCTCTGAGAAGCATCACTTCTCTCTTCCAGGCTGCTCCATGCCCCTAGGGATGGAGGACAGAGGGATCCCTGACCAGCGCATCTCCGCATCCTCCTACAGCACCAACATCTTCTCCAGCTGGTCACCCTCCCGGGCCCGCCTGAACATGCAGGGGAGGACCAACGCATGGAGGCCAAAGGTAGCCCATGCAAGGTGATCCCCAGGCAGGTATCTGGGGCACGGGCAGGCAGGCTGGGTGCTTGCAACCTCTCCTAGCCAGGGCTGTGTGGGGAGCATGTGCAGCCACATGCACCGTGCAGGCACACAGGCGGGAGAGCCACCTCACTGATTTAGCACCCAGCATCTCCACATGCCTGGTAGGGCAGGTGAATGGGGCTTTCCCATTGCTGCTGAAGGGCTGAAGGCAGTCCTGTCCTTCCCCAGAGCGACAGCCCCAGTGAGTGGTTGCAAGTGGACTTTGAAGTAACCAAGAAGGTGACTGCAATCATAACCCAAGGTGCCAAAGCTGTCTTCACCAACATGTTCGTGACGGAGTTTGCTGTCTCCACCAGCCAGAATGGTGTGCACTGGACCCCAGTCCTGCAGGGTGTCAAGGAGAAGGTAGGCAGAGCTGCCCCATGGCCAAAGGCagcctgtgccccccccccagggcaAACATGCTTACAGGAGCTTTGCAACAGCAGTGATCTAGGCTGTGCTTTTCCCTCCTTTAAAGTATTCCCAACGCTTGTCTGCATTGTGTCCTCAAGTCATGAGCTCACTGTTCCAGCGCAGGAGAGCGCACCCCtgatttctctctcctctccagaTTTTCCAGGCAAACCAAGACCACACCAGCACAGTGATGAACACCCTGGAGCCCCCGCTCTTTGCTCGCTATGTGAGAATACACCCGCGCCAGTGGCACAACCACATTGCCCTGCGGATAGAGTTCCTCGGCTGCGATACTCAGCAGGAGTACTGATGGCTGCAGGACCAGGCATGGGCAGTGCCAGCCCCAGGACCCACATCCAACCAGACACTGGACTCTCACCAGGGCCTGAGCCAGCCCTCCGGGGCTCTGgccatccctgctgctggagaagagaaggcctgCAGAGCTGTCACAGAGGCTGGCTTGTTATCAGCATCTTCCTGGCCCTTATCTACCAGATGCCACGTAGGCAGACGTAATGCTGAAGAGTTAAACAGTAATTTTCCAGTGTAAAGCTGAAGAATTAAACAGTAATTTTCCAGTATCTCTCTGCACTtgctcccctgctccagccttgGAGTCTCCAAGGGCCCAGtcagcatcaccagcagcaagTAATTAATTAGCCCCAGAGCTTCTCAGCTTTGTTTTGCACAAGCACCCACTGCCCAGGCACAGTCCTACACgaagaagcagcaaagataAAGGCTGGGGGAGGAAGCTCCAGGGTCCATTCCACAATCAGTGGGGATCAGTGGCTCCAGGGAGGCAGCATTTGCTCAACCTGACTCAATACTGGGCTTTGGCTCTCCATGTCCCTTCATCTCCTTCCCAAATGCTCATGCTGCCGTGGCTTCTTAAGCAAGAGTCAGGTATTCTCTGCTCCTACCTGTAAGAGATGCAGCGTGGGGCAGCTCTGAGGAGagctctgctggaagcaccaGGGGATGGTTGTGGTAGGGACCAGGGAGATGAGCTGCAGATCAGCCCAATGGTGTGAGCTGTCCTGGAACCCACACCCAGCAGAGGTCAGAAGCTGGTGTCTCAAATAAAGCAGCGCTGAAAACGCCTCATGCGATTGTTGGGCTCCACATTGCTGCCCAAGGAGCCTTTGCTGTGGCCATGGAAGTGATTACAttacagccccagcagcagatGCAATCACCCTTTAGCTTGATTGCATCCTGACAATAACCAGGCACAGGTAAATGCTGGCCTGAGGAGAGGAATTGGAGCCCTAAGCTTCTCAGAggggagcagccctgcctgAGGCAGGGTAGCCTTCAGCCTCGGAGGACCAAACCTGCCACCTTGGGCCCTTCTCAAGGCAAATTTCCACAGCTCCAAGGCAACTGCATCTCTTCTGAGTGCAGTGGCCAATGCTGTACAAGGACAGCTGGCTGCAGTCTCTGGTCCACCACTGCAGGGGAGTATCCCAGGCATGGTGAAGGGCCTGATGGCAGAGAAAACGGGGCAGAGACATCAGCTCAACCCCAAACAGCAGCTGGACTGTAGGCAGAGACACACACACTCAGTAACTG
Coding sequences within it:
- the F8 gene encoding coagulation factor VIII isoform X2; this encodes MMLMGALRSLLFLCLVEEGISRVRRYYIAAVETAWDYMHSDLLSVLQAPAGISGHPVPQPPLLDVPPRYRKAVFVEYPDASFTQPKPKPAWMGLLGPTIRAEVYDVVVITFKNLASRPYNLHAVGVSYWKASEGAGYEDETSQPEKEGDRVDPGKTHTYVWEIPQNQGPTDGDSSCLTHSYSSNTDSVKDINSGLIGALLVCRPGTLASSGNEDTQQEFVMLFAVFDEGKSWYLEPSSLAAPQPVPHNRTELHTINGYINGSLPGLTLCLKKQVNWHVIGLGTGAEVHSIFLEAHTFLVRSHRLSSLEISPATYLTAQIMPGTAGWFRMFCQIPSHQQAGMEAFVKVEECLEERLVKMGKLSDEPEDMDYPEDEEAYHVIQVRSSAKDKPMTWTHYIAAEEMDWDYAPVKPVSLDRNMTSLFLEAGPHRIGSRYKKVMFVEYEDATFKKRKVSDQLDKGILGPVIKGEVGDQFKIVFRNLASRPYNIYPHGLTSVKPYHATKSSQDKDVKDIPIPPGQSFTYSWKVTTEDGPTQADPRCLTRFYYSSIDPVRDTASGLIGPLLICFKKSMDQRGNQIMSDRTRLVLFSVFDENRSWYLEENIRRFCTDAAHVDTQDPQFYASNVMHTINGFVFDNLELQLCLHEVVYWYVLSVGAQADFLSIFFSGNTFKRNMVFEDVLTLFPFSGETVFMSLEKPGVWMLGCLNPDYRDRGMRAKFTVLQCQQEQYPDGEDYVDYEEEDAYAFDFQPRGFSKRKRWRRPCVNGQPNISSSRNETEKPRLCLTEPSHGALLSNDRISDPTPNGTSTLSGTVPHPSGVSMSSLSETNYEPVSYESFLEGDKGLSEMISQEEGFGAHSPGEHLVSASGRVHGAVSLEGQQRLHQTVPAPEDALAGKKVTNIPEKQEPVARTMMQPGGTLEILEAEPQKTTTHATSLWDSIASGADKAVLQENRSSFHENDLEHNVGLQDPSSQDAEDRLLTGTNKISSNLDEPKETIDAEPALSSDHNSSSTLDSPSAPSDETENNRTSHAAVHSDTRESNYSSNELDARLEERPHKVVSQGFHESFKGGNYSFTDPGPSKPVQEQTFMEEDNFLPAKSGPEQGARELAKGTNHLETSFAQTNDLEPSSYIMTEERDELVLEAVFQDATATKELPEVDSPALSELSTVANGTRQFPNGFLSSPEQFLQHRAPAPSVSGPAWRPRQVRSLQSRAGQDVASQPPETGVNSKACGPHSPFSSACFRKESLPPSDTLPEVMVAQQSLDTKPNMVEGRPQPGKDAPLALQGDGTDGAHPEGRLSTAGHVQSSSEGAQRSGRSFPTWGAGGSRAAMAASSSEAADLASNWDLVTLGAAGRAESLGSPAVAELHPGRGAVWGGPGSEQAQGRSQMEEETNSVEQPGQFSSQLQQRQANATEDYVPESTDGESPGEIPMKPASKENYSLSSSSPAHNHSNTTDPTKYVQAGPDGWQELGGEGVLRETRKREGQGLGELREDGKSNSTTGKSSQGPGHRERLALNNGTHSSPSRAKADKLEYDEYGDTEQSMEDFDIYEEEEHDPRSFQGEVRQYFIAAVEVMWEYRNQRPQHFLKAMDPRSGRRKPFQQYRKVVFREYMDDSFTQPVLRGELDEHLGILGPYIRAEVEDVIMVTFKNLASRPFSFHSTLQAYEEMQDATQGGEVVQPGKVRKYTWKVLPQMAPTTQEFDCKAWAYFSNVDLEKDLHSGLIGPLIICRRGVLSFVFRRQLAVQEFSLLFTIFDETKSWYFLENMERNCRPPCYIQQDNPGFKRNHSFHAINGYVSDTLPGLVMAQQQRVRWHLLNMGSTEDIHSIHFHGQLFSVRTSQEYRMGVYNLYPGVFGTVEMWPSHAGIWRVECKVGEHQQAGMSALFLVYNLNCQNALGLASGHIADSQITASGQYGQWAPYLARLDNTGSINAWSTDRSNAWIQVDLLRLMIIHGIKTQGARQKFSSLYISQFVVFYSFDGQRWKKYKGNTTSSQMLFFANVDATGVKENRFNPPIIARYIRINPTHYSIRTTMRMELIGCDLNSCSMPLGMEDRGIPDQRISASSYSTNIFSSWSPSRARLNMQGRTNAWRPKVAHAR